The following nucleotide sequence is from bacterium.
CATCGTCGGGATTCACGCCGAGGCGCGACCAGGGTTCCTTCTTCACCTTGGCCGGGATCTCCTTGGCCGATCCGGGGAGGTCGCGGATGTGGCCGTAGCTGGACGTGACGGTGTAGGAATCGTCCAGGAACCGGGAGATGGTGCGGGCCTTGGCGGGGGATTCGACGATGATCAGTTTCAAGTCCGATACCTTTCAAGCAAAACCCGGCAACCGGGAATCCGGCGGCCGGTTCGGGCGTGGCGTCCGCCGGCGGCGGCGGCGCTCAATGGATGTTCTCGTGGCCCTCGGAGGCGCCCCCGGTCATGCCCGGACGCCCCGGACGGAACAGCACCTGCTCGATGACGGGCTCGAGGTCGAACGTGTCCATGGGGCGGTAGGCCACGAAGGACGCGTAGGTGAGCAGGGCCTCGAGCTCACCCCGGTCGATCTGCCGGTCGTTGAGCAGCGAGACCAGGTAGCCCATGGCCGCCGGCGTCAGGTAGCGCGCGTCGTCCGGGCCGAAGAAGCGGAAGGCCTTGGCCGAGGGCGCGTCGGGCGCGGGATCGCCGGACCAGCCGTCGCGATCGCCGGGCAGAA
It contains:
- a CDS encoding DUF494 family protein — its product is MDHDHDKIRHLLVTLLEALAGDGVPASYGAFQDKVLAAGLQEDDVHELLAWLEGQVLPGDRDGWSGDPAPDAPSAKAFRFFGPDDARYLTPAAMGYLVSLLNDRQIDRGELEALLTYASFVAYRPMDTFDLEPVIEQVLFRPGRPGMTGGASEGHENIH